The proteins below are encoded in one region of Micromonospora pisi:
- a CDS encoding LON peptidase substrate-binding domain-containing protein yields the protein MHARLPVFPLGTVLFPGLVLPLHIFEERYRELVRHLIGLPDGTPREFGVVAIRSGWETRPAAGQGGSDAAVTLHEIGCTAEVRQITELADGRFDLVTVGRRRFRINEVDESAAPYLTAEVEWLPEPGGQEEAADLLAPRVLAVFRQYLSLVRAEPEEISEQLPDDPTVLSHLVAATASLTVADRQRLLATPDTAGRLRAELRLLSREAALLRQVRAVPVPLTELGAPPSPN from the coding sequence GTGCACGCGCGGCTGCCGGTGTTCCCGCTCGGAACGGTGCTCTTCCCCGGTTTGGTCCTGCCGCTGCACATCTTCGAGGAGCGGTACCGGGAACTGGTACGGCACCTGATCGGGCTCCCCGACGGCACCCCGCGCGAGTTCGGCGTGGTCGCCATCCGCAGCGGCTGGGAGACCCGGCCCGCCGCCGGCCAGGGCGGGTCCGACGCCGCGGTCACCCTGCACGAGATCGGCTGCACCGCCGAGGTGCGCCAGATCACCGAACTCGCCGACGGCCGGTTCGACCTGGTCACGGTGGGACGCCGACGGTTCCGGATCAACGAGGTCGACGAGTCGGCCGCGCCGTACCTGACCGCCGAGGTGGAGTGGCTGCCCGAGCCGGGCGGTCAGGAGGAGGCGGCCGACCTGCTGGCGCCCCGGGTGCTCGCGGTGTTCCGCCAGTACCTGAGCCTGGTCCGGGCCGAGCCGGAGGAGATCTCGGAGCAGTTGCCGGACGACCCCACCGTGCTCTCCCACCTGGTGGCGGCCACCGCGTCACTGACCGTGGCGGACCGGCAGCGCCTGCTCGCCACCCCGGACACCGCCGGTCGACTCCGGGCGGAGCTGCGACTGCTCAGTCGCGAGGCGGCTCTGCTGCGCCAGGTGCGGGCGGTGCCGGTGCCGTTGACGGAGCTGGGAGCGCCACCGAGTCCCAACTGA
- a CDS encoding DUF2567 domain-containing protein, which yields MPRTAPETSDDPPRSATTAPDAVGTGGPDGPESEAGGAGDVPGPSAAAEVPAYDQPVPARRGEPWRTLTAGVVAVLVLVLLGVPLGLLWRAVAPSVPVIQADGGAVLAQPQPEEFVAADGWFALFGLIFGLLAAILVWLFLRRYRGPIGMVVAGLGALGAAVVAWQVGRHIGLGEYHHLLETSAAGSTFGKPPDLRAGRFEWIFGFIPALRGDLLVPAFGAVVMYTMLAGWSRYAGLGAEPEPVGVSWDSVALPAPSTAPAPPAPGAAEPPRD from the coding sequence GTGCCGCGTACCGCCCCGGAAACCTCCGACGACCCGCCCCGGTCCGCGACGACCGCGCCGGACGCGGTCGGAACCGGTGGTCCCGACGGCCCGGAGAGCGAGGCGGGGGGCGCCGGCGACGTGCCGGGTCCGTCGGCCGCCGCGGAGGTTCCGGCGTACGACCAGCCGGTGCCGGCCCGGCGCGGCGAGCCGTGGCGGACGCTCACCGCCGGAGTGGTCGCGGTGCTGGTGCTGGTCCTGCTCGGTGTGCCGCTCGGGCTGCTCTGGCGGGCGGTCGCGCCCTCGGTGCCGGTGATCCAGGCCGACGGCGGGGCCGTGCTGGCCCAGCCGCAGCCGGAGGAGTTCGTCGCCGCCGACGGTTGGTTCGCCCTCTTCGGCCTGATCTTCGGCCTGCTGGCGGCGATCCTGGTCTGGCTCTTCCTGCGCCGCTACCGCGGTCCGATCGGCATGGTGGTGGCGGGCCTCGGAGCACTCGGCGCGGCGGTGGTCGCCTGGCAGGTGGGTCGCCACATCGGGCTCGGCGAGTACCACCACCTGCTGGAGACCTCGGCCGCCGGAAGTACCTTCGGCAAGCCCCCGGACCTGCGCGCCGGTCGATTCGAGTGGATCTTCGGGTTCATCCCGGCGCTCCGTGGCGACCTGCTGGTCCCGGCGTTCGGCGCGGTGGTGATGTACACCATGCTGGCCGGCTGGTCCCGGTACGCCGGGCTCGGCGCAGAGCCGGAGCCGGTCGGGGTCAGTTGGGACTCGGTGGCGCTCCCAGCTCCGTCAACGGCACCGGCACCGCCCGCACCTGGCGCAGCAGAGCCGCCTCGCGACTGA
- the dnaE gene encoding DNA polymerase III subunit alpha, which yields MSDSFVHLHTHTEYSMLDGAARLKELFAETNRLGMPALAMTDHGNLYGAYDFHKQATAAGVKPIIGLEAYLTPGTDRRDRTRVRWADGGENDVSGGGAYTHMTMLAQDADGLRNLFALGSRSSLEGYFYKPRADRELLNQYGKGIIATTGCPSGEVQTWLRIGNFEKACESAAEFRDIFGADNFYLELMDHGLDIETRIRQDLIRLGKTLNLKPIATNDLHYTHAADADAHEVLLCVQSGSTMADPKRFRFDARDFYLKSPAEMRAIWDAEVPGACDNTLEIAEKIGDYSVMFASRNLMPQFPVPEGETEETFLRKEVMRGLARRFPNGVPEDRQRQAEYELDVILKMGFPGYFLVTADLIAYAKREGIRVGPGRGSAAGALIAYALGITELDPMQHGLLFERFLNPDRISMPDIDMDFDERRRGDMIRYATEKYGEARVAQIITYGTIKAKAAIKDAARVLGYPFAVGDRITKAMPPAVMGKDIPLGGIFDKNHPRYQEAAEFRSLYDSDAEVAKIVDTAKGLEGLKRQWGVHAAGVILSRDPLLDVLPIHKREQDGSIITQWDMGACETIGLLKMDFLGLRNLTIMDDCLESIKENRGIDLVLEDLPLDDAATYALLGRGDTLGVFQFDGGPMRALLRSMAPDNFEDISAVGALYRPGPMGANAHNEYADRKNKRKPVVPIHPELAESLAEILGDTYGLIVYQEQVMAIAQKVAGYTLGAADLLRRAMGKKKKEILDKEFKPFAAGMKANGYSDEAIKTLWDILVPFSDYAFNKAHSAAYGVVSYWTAYLKANYPAEYMGALLTSVGDDKDKSAVYLAECRRMGIKVLPPDVNESNARFAAVGEDIRFGLAAVRNVGANVVESIRRTRKEKGRFTDFYDYLRKVDAVACNKKTIESLIKAGAFDSLGHTRKGLLAVHTDAIDSFLDVKKKEATGQYDLFGTAFESEASAVPGISVTPTIPTTEWDKTDLLTFEREMLGLYVSDHPLFGVEHVLAAAADMSIASLAEEGNVADGQIVNLAGILSGVQRRITKQGRAWASATLEDLGGAVEVLFFPNTYEVVGQYIAEDAIVVIKGRVDRRDDQPRLMAMDMSMPEITAADEVKPVVLALPPSRCTPPLVERLREVLTSHPGSAEVHVRLVNGSRGTLLRLGRMRVAPSTALMADLKALLGPSAVAG from the coding sequence GTGTCTGACTCGTTCGTGCACCTGCACACGCACACCGAGTATTCGATGCTCGACGGGGCGGCCCGGCTCAAGGAGCTCTTCGCCGAGACCAACCGGCTCGGCATGCCCGCCCTCGCGATGACCGACCACGGCAACCTCTATGGCGCGTACGACTTCCACAAGCAGGCGACAGCCGCCGGGGTGAAGCCGATCATCGGCCTGGAGGCGTACCTGACCCCCGGTACCGACCGGCGGGACCGGACCCGGGTGCGCTGGGCCGACGGTGGCGAGAACGACGTCTCCGGTGGTGGGGCGTACACCCACATGACCATGCTGGCCCAGGACGCCGACGGGCTGCGCAACCTCTTCGCCCTCGGTTCCCGGTCGAGCCTGGAGGGCTACTTCTACAAGCCCCGGGCCGACCGGGAACTGCTCAACCAGTACGGCAAGGGCATCATCGCCACCACCGGCTGTCCGTCCGGTGAGGTGCAGACCTGGTTGCGGATCGGGAACTTCGAGAAGGCGTGCGAGTCGGCGGCGGAGTTCCGCGACATCTTCGGCGCGGACAACTTCTATCTGGAGTTGATGGACCACGGGCTGGACATCGAGACCCGGATCCGGCAGGACCTGATCCGCCTCGGCAAGACCCTGAACCTGAAGCCGATCGCCACCAACGACCTGCACTACACCCACGCGGCCGACGCGGACGCGCACGAGGTGCTGCTCTGCGTGCAGTCCGGCTCGACGATGGCCGACCCGAAGCGGTTCAGGTTCGACGCCCGGGACTTCTACCTCAAGTCGCCGGCTGAGATGCGGGCGATCTGGGACGCCGAGGTACCGGGGGCCTGCGACAACACCCTGGAGATCGCCGAGAAGATCGGTGACTACTCGGTGATGTTCGCTTCCCGGAACCTGATGCCGCAGTTCCCGGTGCCCGAGGGCGAGACCGAGGAGACCTTCCTGCGCAAGGAGGTCATGCGTGGGTTGGCCCGGCGGTTCCCGAACGGGGTGCCCGAGGACCGCCAGCGGCAGGCCGAGTACGAGCTCGACGTCATCCTGAAGATGGGCTTCCCCGGCTACTTCCTGGTCACCGCCGACCTCATCGCGTACGCCAAGCGGGAGGGCATCCGGGTCGGTCCGGGCCGTGGTTCGGCCGCCGGTGCGTTGATCGCGTACGCGCTCGGCATCACCGAGCTCGACCCGATGCAGCACGGCCTGCTCTTCGAGCGGTTCCTCAACCCGGACCGCATCTCGATGCCCGACATCGACATGGACTTCGACGAGCGTCGGCGCGGTGACATGATCCGTTACGCCACGGAGAAGTACGGCGAGGCCCGGGTCGCGCAGATCATCACGTACGGCACGATCAAGGCGAAGGCCGCGATCAAGGACGCCGCCCGGGTGCTCGGTTACCCGTTCGCGGTCGGTGACCGGATCACCAAGGCGATGCCACCGGCGGTGATGGGCAAGGACATCCCGCTCGGCGGCATCTTCGACAAGAACCACCCGCGTTACCAGGAGGCGGCCGAGTTCCGGTCGCTCTACGACTCCGACGCCGAAGTGGCGAAGATCGTCGACACGGCCAAGGGGCTGGAGGGCCTCAAGCGCCAGTGGGGCGTACACGCGGCCGGCGTGATCCTGTCCCGGGACCCGCTGCTCGACGTGCTGCCGATCCACAAGCGCGAGCAGGACGGCTCGATCATCACCCAGTGGGACATGGGTGCCTGCGAGACCATCGGCCTGCTGAAGATGGACTTCCTCGGCCTGCGCAACCTGACCATCATGGACGACTGCCTGGAGTCGATCAAGGAAAACCGGGGCATCGACCTGGTCCTCGAGGACCTGCCGTTGGACGACGCGGCCACGTACGCCCTGCTCGGCCGGGGTGACACCCTGGGCGTGTTCCAGTTCGACGGCGGACCGATGCGGGCCCTGCTCCGGTCGATGGCGCCGGACAACTTCGAGGACATCTCCGCCGTCGGCGCGCTCTACCGGCCCGGTCCGATGGGCGCCAACGCGCACAACGAATACGCCGACCGCAAGAACAAGCGCAAACCGGTGGTGCCGATCCACCCCGAGTTGGCCGAGTCCCTCGCCGAGATCCTGGGCGACACCTACGGGCTGATCGTCTACCAGGAGCAGGTCATGGCGATCGCGCAGAAGGTGGCCGGGTACACCCTCGGCGCCGCGGACCTGCTGCGTCGGGCGATGGGTAAGAAGAAGAAGGAGATCCTCGACAAGGAGTTCAAGCCGTTCGCCGCCGGTATGAAGGCCAACGGTTACTCCGACGAGGCGATCAAGACCCTCTGGGACATCCTCGTCCCGTTCTCCGACTACGCGTTCAACAAGGCGCACAGCGCGGCGTACGGGGTGGTGTCGTACTGGACCGCGTACCTGAAGGCGAACTATCCGGCCGAGTACATGGGTGCGCTGCTCACCTCCGTCGGTGACGACAAGGACAAGTCCGCTGTCTACCTGGCCGAGTGCCGGCGGATGGGGATCAAGGTCCTGCCGCCGGACGTGAACGAGTCCAACGCCCGCTTCGCCGCCGTCGGCGAGGACATCCGGTTCGGCCTGGCGGCGGTCCGCAACGTCGGCGCGAACGTGGTCGAGTCGATCCGCCGGACCCGCAAGGAGAAGGGCCGGTTCACCGACTTCTACGACTACCTGCGCAAGGTGGACGCGGTCGCCTGCAACAAGAAGACCATCGAGTCGCTGATCAAGGCGGGGGCGTTCGACTCGCTCGGGCACACCCGCAAGGGGCTGCTCGCGGTGCACACCGACGCGATCGACTCCTTCCTCGACGTGAAGAAGAAGGAGGCGACCGGTCAGTACGACCTCTTCGGTACCGCCTTCGAGAGCGAGGCGAGCGCGGTCCCCGGCATCTCGGTCACGCCCACCATCCCGACCACCGAGTGGGACAAGACGGACCTGCTCACCTTCGAGCGGGAGATGCTCGGCCTCTACGTCTCCGACCATCCGCTCTTCGGGGTGGAGCACGTCCTCGCCGCCGCGGCCGACATGTCGATCGCCTCGCTGGCGGAGGAGGGCAACGTCGCGGACGGCCAGATCGTCAACCTCGCCGGCATCCTCTCCGGGGTGCAGCGCCGGATCACCAAGCAGGGCCGGGCCTGGGCCTCGGCCACCCTGGAGGACCTCGGCGGCGCGGTCGAGGTGCTCTTCTTCCCCAACACCTACGAGGTGGTCGGCCAGTACATCGCCGAAGACGCGATCGTGGTGATCAAGGGGCGGGTGGACCGGCGGGACGACCAGCCCCGGCTGATGGCGATGGACATGTCCATGCCGGAGATCACCGCGGCCGACGAGGTGAAGCCGGTGGTGCTCGCACTGCCGCCGTCCCGCTGCACCCCGCCCCTGGTCGAACGGCTCCGTGAGGTGCTGACCAGCCATCCCGGCTCGGCCGAGGTGCACGTCAGGCTCGTCAACGGATCCCGGGGCACCCTGCTGCGGCTCGGCCGGATGCGGGTCGCGCCGAGCACCGCGCTGATGGCCGACCTCAAGGCGCTGCTCGGGCCGAGCGCGGTCGCCGGCTGA
- a CDS encoding RluA family pseudouridine synthase: MISTYDSGPARAVGDQRSLPVPDGLDGMRLDQAVARLFGLSRTAAAALVEAGDALVDGVARPKSDKVSAGSWLEVTLPAPPVAPQIIPQAVPGLRVIYADDDIVVVDKPVGVAAHPSPGWTGPTVIGGLAGIGHTIATSGAAERQGVVHRLDVGTTGVMVVAKSEQAYSSLKRAFKVREVEKRYHAVVQGHLDPLRGTVDAPIDRHPHHDYRWAVVADGKPSITHYDTLEAFPSASLLDVRLETGRTHQIRVHLSALRHPCVGDLTYGADPTLSGRLKLERQWLHARELSFLHPRTAEEVRFVSDYPDDLKNALAILRD; this comes from the coding sequence ATGATTTCCACCTATGACTCAGGGCCGGCCCGCGCGGTCGGCGACCAGCGCTCGTTGCCGGTGCCGGACGGGCTCGACGGGATGCGGCTGGACCAGGCGGTCGCCCGCCTGTTCGGGCTCTCCCGCACCGCCGCCGCCGCCCTGGTCGAAGCCGGTGACGCGCTGGTCGACGGGGTCGCGCGACCGAAGTCCGACAAGGTCAGCGCCGGTTCCTGGCTGGAGGTGACGCTGCCGGCCCCACCGGTCGCGCCGCAGATCATTCCCCAGGCCGTGCCCGGACTACGGGTGATCTATGCCGACGACGACATCGTCGTGGTGGACAAACCGGTCGGGGTCGCCGCCCACCCGAGCCCGGGTTGGACCGGCCCGACGGTGATCGGCGGGCTGGCCGGCATCGGGCACACCATCGCCACCAGCGGTGCCGCCGAGCGGCAGGGCGTGGTGCACCGGCTCGACGTCGGCACCACCGGTGTGATGGTGGTGGCCAAGAGCGAACAGGCGTACAGCTCGCTCAAGCGGGCGTTCAAGGTGCGCGAGGTCGAGAAGCGCTACCACGCCGTGGTGCAGGGCCATCTCGACCCGCTGCGGGGCACGGTGGACGCCCCGATCGACCGCCACCCGCACCACGACTACCGCTGGGCCGTGGTCGCCGACGGCAAGCCCAGCATCACCCACTACGACACGCTCGAGGCGTTTCCCTCGGCGAGCCTGCTCGACGTCCGGCTCGAGACCGGCCGTACGCACCAGATCCGGGTGCACCTCTCCGCGCTGCGCCACCCCTGCGTGGGTGACCTGACGTACGGTGCGGATCCGACGCTTTCCGGCAGACTCAAGCTGGAACGGCAGTGGCTGCATGCCCGAGAGCTCAGTTTTCTCCACCCCCGTACGGCCGAAGAGGTTCGCTTCGTCAGCGACTACCCTGACGATCTGAAGAACGCTCTCGCGATACTCCGCGACTGA
- the lspA gene encoding signal peptidase II, with product MTAVRPDGPDTAVPKAGVGRRRAITILVATALLVLLADIGTKQLALSNLTDGEPVRLLGGAVYLTLIRNSGAAFGLGSEYTWVFPLVTVGVVGWISWMATKLRSLPWAISLGLVLAGALGNFVDRIFRAPGPFLGHVVDMVSLFDPYGQTWPIFNLADSALVSGVILAILLELTGRQRDGTRIRNSSADKGAQSGAATAQDGDPEASSGTRDRDAK from the coding sequence ATGACCGCAGTACGGCCCGACGGGCCCGACACCGCCGTGCCGAAGGCGGGTGTGGGCCGTCGGCGGGCGATCACGATCCTGGTGGCGACCGCGTTGCTGGTCCTGCTCGCCGACATCGGCACCAAGCAGCTCGCCCTGTCGAACCTCACCGACGGTGAGCCGGTACGCCTGCTCGGCGGGGCGGTGTACCTCACCCTGATCCGCAACAGCGGCGCGGCGTTCGGCCTCGGCTCCGAGTACACCTGGGTCTTCCCCCTGGTCACCGTCGGCGTGGTCGGCTGGATCAGCTGGATGGCGACCAAGCTGCGCTCGTTGCCCTGGGCCATCTCGCTCGGGCTCGTACTCGCCGGGGCGCTCGGCAACTTCGTCGACCGGATCTTCCGCGCCCCGGGCCCGTTCCTCGGCCACGTGGTCGACATGGTCAGCCTCTTCGACCCGTACGGGCAGACCTGGCCGATCTTCAACCTGGCGGACAGCGCGCTGGTCAGCGGCGTGATCCTGGCCATCCTGCTCGAACTGACGGGACGGCAGCGGGACGGCACCCGGATCCGCAACAGCTCGGCTGACAAGGGCGCCCAGTCGGGTGCCGCGACCGCTCAGGACGGCGATCCAGAAGCCAGTTCGGGCACTCGGGATCGGGATGCGAAATGA